From one Triticum aestivum cultivar Chinese Spring chromosome 4B, IWGSC CS RefSeq v2.1, whole genome shotgun sequence genomic stretch:
- the LOC123094592 gene encoding uncharacterized protein, with product MRPDAGAAGSMASMEWEPKALSLHELKYAREAALYVLRTHSSEDADRIFTEGLKPVLGVRRDSMADSDEEDDQGDEDYDMFNPYAFLDDDGVCCHQYGRTAEERDVATAPF from the exons ATGAGGCCCGACGCCGGCGCCGCGGGGAGCATGGCGTCCATGGAGTGGGAGCCGAAGGCGCTCTCCCTCCACGAGCTCAAGTACGCGAGG GAGGCGGCGCTGTACGTCCTGAGAACGCACTCCTCGGAGGACGCCGACCGGATCTTCACCGAG GGCCTCAAGCCGGTGCTGGGCGTCAGGAGGGACTCCATGGCGGACTCCGACGAGGAGGATGACCAGGGTGACGAGGACTACGACATGTTCAATCCCTACGCGTTTCTTGACGATGACGGTGTCTGCTGCCACCAGTACGGACGCACCGCCGAGGAACGGGATGTTGCTACCGCACCTTTCTAA